Part of the Salmo salar chromosome ssa10, Ssal_v3.1, whole genome shotgun sequence genome is shown below.
gttatcttttctacatggcacataatgcccttttactttcttctccaacactttgtttttgcattatttaaaccaaattgaacacgtttcattatttatgaggctaaattgattttattgatgtattaagttaaaataagtgtgcattcagtattgttgtaattgtcattattacaaatattttttaaatgtatcaaaaaaaataaaaaaataatacaattcggattaatcggtagcggcgttgaaaaatcataaatcggttgACCGCTAGTAACATCTCACAGaatgaactggcaaatctggtgcaggccatgaggagatgcactgcaatgcttaatgcagctggtggccacaagatactgttacttttgaccccccctttgttcagggacacattcattttctgttagtcacatcttTGGAACtttttcagtttgtctcagttgttgaatcttatgttcatacaaatatttacacatgttaagtttgctgaaaataaaggcattagacagtgagaggacgtttcattttttgctgagtttacaaacacacacaaacatcaatgACATCATACCTGCTCAGACCTAGCtactcacacccccatctccagagCCCGCATCACTCTCCACCACATGgtctcaaactgcaccattttgtttctgtcCATGGACCACGAACTTTCAATATTTAGATattaaagcatttgacctttccattgtgttaatggaggattggttgatttccagttaaGAAAGATTTAAGATGATTGACGAGAAAAGTATCATCCAACCCAtcgggtatctcactgcaccctcacatgccatgtcttgaaatatgcagatagatggattaaaagtacatttatatTGAAAGCACATTCCAATAGGAATATGACATTAAAGGGAATgattgaacccccccccccccctcaccacGCACAGACTACTTCATTATATCGTGTTCCCCTGCTATTGTAAGCATATAGCAACAGGTTGCTGTATATGTGAGGAGGTCAGGAGAGGGATAAACCATTCTACTGACTGTAAGCCTAGTGGAGGTAAAACTTCGGCATGGGGAGGAAAGCCATTGTTTTGGTCCGGCGGCCACAAAAGACAATGGACCCTGAGAAAAATGGGGCGTCCTTGAATTGTGCACCACATCCACAAGAGTTGCACTCAGCCTTTTTTTCCGGGGGGGGGGGGCCGTGTCAGAGTTCCCTGTTCCACCCTTGTGAAGTATTGTAGCTGCCACATTAGCCTGCTAGCGACACTGGTCCCTGAGGGGGATTGAGTATGCTAGGTAGGTATGTTGCAAAGTGAAACACACATGCAAGAACATACACACATGAAAGAACACACAACGCAAAGCGTTCAAGTGGTGTGTCGTTAACACCTCTAGCAGTGTTGACTGTTGAAGGTCCCGTCTGCCAGTATGAACCAAGCGGGAGACTAATCATTGCAAAAAACTTTATTAGGTTGTTACAGTGTGAGGAGAAAATATAAAGTGCAAGAGAAATAAAGGAAAGCCAATGGCACTTATTGTGAAGACTGCGAGGGAAACCGATTAATATAAAAGCCTGCAGGAAGGAGAGAAGGCAGTAGATAAGTTGACGCCACAGCGCAGATAACTACTTGACGAATTCTGATCATTTCATTGGTCCTCCAAAGTCCTTTATCATGGTTTTAAGATGTTCTGAAGATATGACATCACCTGCCTTCACATTTCAGTGATGTTGTCCATAATAATGTCACTTGTGAAAACCTGTGTTCACAGGGGTTCTCCAGGACTGTGTTAGAGAGAATCAGTTGGTCACATTGCATAGCGAGGTAGTTACCTACCTGTTACAACACTGAAAGGCTGCTTCCTGCAGAACAGAAATACTGCACATAAAGTATCACATATTGTAATACTATTACACTGCAATTGTTAATCATAATACTGCTTAGAGTTCAGTAGTACATTCTAGAGAGAAAGCAGCAGGATTTGAGAACAACCCAAGGAAGGACACTGTTCTTGTCTACTAATGTTCTGTACTATGTCATGTTttctgtggaccccaggaagagtaactgctgctgctttcgcaacagctaatggagatcctgATACAATACCAAAAAAAATACTTGAGTAGACAGAGTTGACAATCATTCATAGCTGCTTTAAACTCAGAAGAAGAAAAGTGTTCTGAAACAAAACTCCAACCAAATGAATCTCAGTAAACAAAGAGGTGGAACAAGACAGTGCATGTAAAGAGAAGATGTAGAGGAGAATCCCGTTAAGACAAAACTAATCAATAGATTTAAGGCATTATTTTCCCCATCCCATCAGGAACTTGGAAACTGAAAATCATTAGCTAAGCTCTTGTGGTCAAGGCTAATTAATAATTCCATTTTAAGACTATTGTTTGTATTCTAGACCAGGCTTAGTTCAAATTACGATTGTGGTTGGGAGGCCGGAGAAGGTTGAGCTGCTGTATGGTACACTGCAGTCACGGTCTTCTCTAGGTCATGGTCTTCTTCTTGCACTCAACAGAGCAGAAGAGCATTCCCTGTATGGCCATGAAGCGCTCTCCAATTAGACACTTAGCACAGCAGGAGCACTGGAAGCACTGAGGCTCAGCGTGCCAGTGGAACTCCCCGTAGGACACGCGCTGGGCCTCGGGCTCCACTGGGTTCTGACAGGccgtacacacctggagagaggagatgtCTGTTTAAACACACACGTATCTAGCACAGTTACAGTAGAAGTCGGAAggttacatccacttaggttggagtcactaaaattcatttttcaaccactccacaaatctcttgtttaacaaactaaagttttggcaagtcggttaggacatctgctttgtgaaTGACAcgtcattttcccaacaattgtttacagacagattatttcactgtatcacaattcctgtgggtcagaagtttacatacactaagttgactgtgcctttaaacagcttagaaaactccagaaaattatgtcatggctttagaagcttccgataAGGTAATTGAcaaattgagtcaattggaggagtacctgtggatgtatttcaaggcctaccttcaaactcagtgcctctttgcttgacatcatagtaaaatcaaaagaactcagccaagacctcagaagaaaaaaatattaaaattgtagacctccacaagtctggttcatccttgggcacaatttccaaacgcctgaaggtaccacattcatctgcacaaacaccatgggaccacgcagcagtcataccgctcaggaaggagacgcgttctgtctcttagagatgaacgtactttggtgtgaaaagtgcaaatcaatcccagaacagcagaaaaggaccttgaagatgctggaggaaacgggtacaaaagtatctatatccacagtaaaacaagtcctatatcgacataacctgaaaggccgctcagcaaggaagaagccactgctccaaaaccgccataaaaaaagccagactacagtttgcaactgcacaaggatcgtactttttggagaaatgtcctcgtctgatgaaacaaaatagaactgtttggccataatgaccatcgttatgtttggaggaaaaagggggatgcttgcaagccgaagaacaccatcccaaccgtgaagcacgggggtggcagcatcatgttgtgggggtgcgttgctgcaggagggactggtgcacttcacaaaatagatggcttcatgagggaggaaaattatgtggatatattgaagcaacatcaacacatcagtcaggaagttaaagcttggtcgcaaatgggtcttccaaatagacaatgaccccaagcatacttccaaagttgtgacaaaatggcttaaggacaacaaagccaaagtattggagtggccatcacaaagccctgacctcaaattgtgggcagaactgaaaaagcgtgtgtgagcaaggaggcctataaacctgactcagttacaccagctctgtcaggaggaatgggccaaaattcacccaacttattacgggaagcttgtggaaggctacccgaaacgtttgacccaagttaaacaatttaaaggcaatgctaccaaatactaaactgggtaaacttttgacccactgggaatgtgatgaaagaaataattctctactattattctgacatttctattctaaaaataaaaaagtggtgatcctaactgacctaaaacagggactttttactatgattaaatgtcaggaattgtgaaaaatttagtttaaatgtatttggttaaggtgtgtgTAAACATCCGACTTAAACTGTTTCTCATGAATACAATACACATTGTAGAGGGTATCACCCACATACTGCACGCGcacacactctccccctcagTCCTTACCGCGGCGTGGCTCTTCATGTAGCAGGGCTTGCAGACAGGTTTGTTGTTCTCCATAACGTACGTCTCTCCAGCcagcacacagtcacagtcaaagCAGCAGAAGTGCTTCAGATGCCAGTTCTGGTCCTCAGCCTGCGTGTACTCATTACTGAAGATCAgctgcagacacacagacagaccaggtTAACATGGGGAGGTAGAATTGGGAAAGGATTCTTTTAGTTTTCCTCTCATATTTGAAAATATACTCCAGCTCTGACATTCTTGCTCCACAATGTGTTTAATGGATCTCAAACATATACTCATCACAGCCTCCAGCGCTGGGCTTCTCGCTGTCTCCTTAGTGGAGTCCGTGGTACAGCCGTCCCTTCTTAGCTCACCCCTGACCCCTCTCATCCCTGCCTCCCCAACCCCTCACCTCGTCACAGCCCCCGCAGCGTGGCTTCTCACTGTCTCCGTAGTGGCGTCCGCAGTACAACCGTCCCTTCTTCCAGAAGTAGATCATGTCCACCAGGAGCTCTGAGCAGGTGCAGCACACGAAGCAGGCTGGGTGCCACAGATTGTCATAGCCAGCACGCTCTGCGTACACCGCAGGCTCACCCTGACGCATGGGCAGCTGGCACTGGTGGCACGACTGAAGAAGGGGAATGGGgatagaaggagaagagaggggaaggtgAGAAGAGGAAGGAGGAATACAAGAGAAAATACCTTCGTTAGCAATACCCTCACTAAAACAATGGCCCTGTAGCACAGCCTCATCCTGGTATTTTATGCCATTACTTAAACTGCATAATGATGATTATGATTTAAAAAACACTGCCTGACAGCTCCCATAAATCCCAATATTAATTCAGTTGGAATAACTAACTGCATATGGGGAGAGACgggtagaaagacagacaggaagtcTGTAGGGGTTTGCATGAGCCAAAACTCTGTTTAGATGGAAACATTTTTCAGTCACGCTTCAAAACCAGACTAAACAAATCAATATGCAAAACTATTCAAAATGATTCACTCATATTTTCACTTCTGGCTCCATCTTGTGGCCAGTTGAATGTCTGTCCTCATTCTACACTAGTCAACAGTATTCTCTGCTGAGAATATAGATTTCAACTAAAATGTGAGACCGTTCTACATTTCAACTCCAGCATATTTTCCTTGAATATATGGACATTGAATGGGAGCgagtgacagagagaaaaaaataaaaaataataataattaaaaaaaagagTGTGCAtgcatgagagagaggtagagaccatATCCATGACAAATATACACAATATGAAAAGCTGTTCTAGCATCAGTGACTGGGACATATACTTCATATGAAAGTTAGTTGAAGTATAGTTTGACAACACACGCTTCACTTCTGTTATCAGAGTTCATCTACGGCTCCTCGGAGAGAATCGCTACCTTGTTCAGTcattctctagtctctctaatcTAATCGTAGCTTCACAAAGCCACGAGTCTGACAGCGAGTCTGACAGCGAGTCTGACAGCGAGTCTGACAGCGAGTCTGACAGCGAGTCTGACAGCGAGTCTGACAGCGAGTCTGACAGCGAGTCTGACAGCAGGGGGGGGTCATATGCTTCCAGGGCTTTTAAAGCCATGAGGAGAGATGGCATAGGAAAGAGACCAAAACTCAGGGAACCAGAATGCACCAACAGTGACTAATCAAAAGGCTCTCTTTAATAGCCATGatgaaggaagagagaaaggacaTACAGTAGGAAGGAAGGGGACCAAATCTGAGGATAACAACCCACTGTCAGTCGGTCACAATCTCTCACGCTTCAATCTGAGGGTATACTTACGTAGTGTCCACAGGGTCCAGCCAGGTGATCTCCAGGGGCTCCCGGAGTACCCATGGCCCCAGCAGTGGCAGCAGTGCCCATGTCTCCTGGTCCACCTTCTCCTGCCCCAGGGTAACCTCCAGCCCCCATCCCAGGCTGAACCTGTCCCGCTAGTTCGAGTGCACTCCCAGACCCAGGCCTTGTTCGATGACCAGGACCTCCAGGCCCAACGGATCCTCCAGCCCCAACTCCAGGCCCAAAGGCTCCTCCAGCCCCAACTCCAGGCCCAAAGGCTCCTCCAGCCCCAACTCCAGGCCCAAAGGCTCCTCCAGCCCCAACTCCAGGCCCAAAGGCTCCTCCAGCACCAAAGGCTCCCCCAGCCCCAACGGATCCCCCAGGCCCAACTCCAGGCCCAACGGATCCCCCAGGCCCAACTCCAGCCCCAAAGGATCCCCCAGGCCCAACTCCAGCCCCAAAGGATCCCCCAGGCCCAAAGGATCCCCCAGGCCCAACTCCAGGCCCAAAGGATCCCCCAGCCCCAAAGGATCCCCCAGCCCCAACTCCAGGCCCAGCTGGAAGCCCAGGGGCTCCCATGCCTGGCGCTCCCTGTCCTGGTCCTCCCTCCTGACCCATCATCTCCTCAGGCAGCTTGATGTCTCCCACTCCCAGGGCCTCGTCTTTGTACTTGCGGACGTACTGCTGCATCTGTTTCACCTCTGCGGGGGTCAGCTCATGGCACTTGGCCGGATCCTGGTCGTGCTCCGGTAGCTGCACTGCCATCTGTTGCCGGCGGTAGGCTGCACCCTCCGTGCCCGCTATGGGACGCCTCTCTGGGGGCAGGAGCTCGATGTAGCGGACCGCCTGACGGTCAattggagagcagaggagagatatTTAGGACTTTGTTAATTAAGAAAgtagaagagagagcgagggaaagacatgaagagagaagatggagaaaacaatggacaaaaaaattaggaaaaggaaagagggaggaagagtcagaggaacaaacagagagaaagtgaaaacaaaaagatagagatacagagagaggcagTGAAGATCTAACTCAGTTTTCCCTGGGCTTGTGACTAAAATTAAGCCGTGTTGAGGTGCTGATCTTGttaagggagagagtgggagaggcagCCAGCTGTTATAGGACATCTTACAACCTCTCCCTAACTACCACTACTTAACACATACTTGTTGAGGGATATGAAGAGATACAAAGTGTGACCTCTAGTGAACAGTCTGTTTCTAGTGATTAGATCAGACAACCTACTAACATTTGTTTTTTACTAGGCTAGGCCATGATGACATTCCTTACAGAAACCAAGGAAACAATACTGGCAAAGTTCTTCCAGACCGGTGTTCTCAACCCTGGGATTATCATAGGTATTCTAATTCAATGATACAGTAGTTATGCTGTTATGTTACTAAAGAAAGTGTAGTTATACCCTTACCATGTACTGTTTCACCCCTGGAGGAGCCCACTCGTAGGTGACAGACTTCATGGGCACGGCATCCTTCCTGACTGGTACGACATTGGCTGACACAGCAGTGGCTCTGATTGCCCCAGGTTTGGGCATGGTAGCGGGTCCAGCCCCAGCTCCAGTCCCAGCTCCAACTCCAGCCCCGGTTCCAGCACCATAGCCAGCCCCAactccagccccagtcccagcaccATAGCCAGCCCCGGTCCCAGCACCATAGCCAGTCCCAACCCCAACTCCAGCCCCGGACCCAGCCCCATAGCCAGCTCCAGCCCCGGacccacagccagctccagcaCCATAGCCAGCTCCATCACCATAGCCAGCATTGGCTGGCACATTGTGGGCAGACTGGGGACTGTATGGAACAGCGGTTCCTGATATGGGGCTGGCAGAGATGGAGAAGGTGACCTGGTTGCCCTTGTACGTGGGTACACCGTCGGTTTTGAGCTTGGCAATGAGGCCAGTGTACTTGGTATCCTCGAACAGCTTGCCCACCTTCCTGTTATCATCTGAGTTCATCTGCACATCGTGGTCCGTAAGCCCACACTTACAGTTCCGGCAGATCTTTCTGTGATGGGAAAGTCAATGGGGAATAGGTTAGACTACACGTATGGTTGGGTCTAAGTACTCTCAAAAATGTCTAGGTTTCCTTTATGATCATCTAACCAGGAAAAGCTCTACCAACTGGGCACAGACTTGAATTCAatatctattccacgttggttcaataacatttacatttaagtcatttagcagacgctcttatccagagcgacttacaacatTATATTGATATGACGTGAAAACAATGTTCAACCAGCGTGTGGCCAGTAGGTAGGCCATACAGCCCTGAAACTCATCGCTGAACCTCCactgcttttaaaaatatatatatggtttccttctaatcagggactgatttagacctgggacaccaggtgcatgcaattatcaggtagaacagaaaaccagcaggcgtCGGACcttagggtaagagttgagtacaCCTGCCCTATAGCGTAAAGCAAGTCAAAGGACCAGGCGTTTAGATAGATACCCTATTGCTTTAACATCTTTTCAGATCAGTGGTCATGGAAGAGAAGAGGAATAGGAAATATTCATGACTTTTGGGAAACAGTCACAAGCTTGTGAGTAAGCGGAGTTGTGGGAGGCAGGATACTGGACAAGTGAGGTCACCAAACTTCTGCTAAGGTGGGATGAGTGATGTCGTCACCTTAGGATCAAATAACACAGAATATCTTTCCTGTTCCGTTCTTATTTCCAGACTGGACTTGCCCTGCATGCCTGACCATGACCAAGATGGAAGGAATTGTGGCAGTTAGGTGTTGCCATAGTAACTGGCCACTGAAGTAGGCACCTGTTGTGATGTCTTCAGGAAAGCTAGCTGAGTGTGGATAATTGTCGGGGGAAGCAGGAATGCTGGCTTGACGTGAGAGGACAGTGGGGGACAACTATTTTCATGAGGCATTGGTCCAGATAAAGACTGCATTGTAAGTCCAGAATTCAGAC
Proteins encoded:
- the tes gene encoding testin isoform X1, producing MEVEKEIKKMTLGHEIGAGAACLKCKDKCEGFELHFWRKICRNCKCGLTDHDVQMNSDDNRKVGKLFEDTKYTGLIAKLKTDGVPTYKGNQVTFSISASPISGTAVPYSPQSAHNVPANAGYGDGAGYGAGAGCGSGAGAGYGAGSGAGVGVGTGYGAGTGAGYGAGTGAGVGAGYGAGTGAGVGAGTGAGAGPATMPKPGAIRATAVSANVVPVRKDAVPMKSVTYEWAPPGVKQYMAVRYIELLPPERRPIAGTEGAAYRRQQMAVQLPEHDQDPAKCHELTPAEVKQMQQYVRKYKDEALGVGDIKLPEEMMGQEGGPGQGAPGMGAPGLPAGPGVGAGGSFGAGGSFGPGVGPGGSFGPGGSFGAGVGPGGSFGAGVGPGGSVGPGVGPGGSVGAGGAFGAGGAFGPGVGAGGAFGPGVGAGGAFGPGVGAGGAFGPGVGAGGSVGPGGPGHRTRPGSGSALELAGQVQPGMGAGGYPGAGEGGPGDMGTAATAGAMGTPGAPGDHLAGPCGHYSCHQCQLPMRQGEPAVYAERAGYDNLWHPACFVCCTCSELLVDMIYFWKKGRLYCGRHYGDSEKPRCGGCDELIFSNEYTQAEDQNWHLKHFCCFDCDCVLAGETYVMENNKPVCKPCYMKSHAAVCTACQNPVEPEAQRVSYGEFHWHAEPQCFQCSCCAKCLIGERFMAIQGMLFCSVECKKKTMT
- the tes gene encoding testin isoform X3, giving the protein MEVEKEIKKMTLGHEIGAGAACLKCKDKCEGFELHFWRKICRNCKCGLTDHDVQMNSDDNRKVGKLFEDTKYTGLIAKLKTDGVPTYKGNQVTFSISASPISGTAVPYSPQSAHNVPANAGYGDGAGYGAGAGCGSGAGAGYGAGSGAGVGVGTGYGAGTGAGYGAGTGAGVGAGTGAGAGPATMPKPGAIRATAVSANVVPVRKDAVPMKSVTYEWAPPGVKQYMAVRYIELLPPERRPIAGTEGAAYRRQQMAVQLPEHDQDPAKCHELTPAEVKQMQQYVRKYKDEALGVGDIKLPEEMMGQEGGPGQGAPGMGAPGLPAGPGVGAGGSFGAGGSFGPGVGPGGSFGPGGSFGAGVGPGGSFGAGVGPGGSVGPGVGPGGSVGAGGAFGAGGAFGPGVGAGGAFGPGVGAGGAFGPGVGAGGAFGPGVGAGGSVGPGGPGHRTRPGSGSALELAGQVQPGMGAGGYPGAGEGGPGDMGTAATAGAMGTPGAPGDHLAGPCGHYSCHQCQLPMRQGEPAVYAERAGYDNLWHPACFVCCTCSELLVDMIYFWKKGRLYCGRHYGDSEKPRCGGCDELIFSNEYTQAEDQNWHLKHFCCFDCDCVLAGETYVMENNKPVCKPCYMKSHAAVCTACQNPVEPEAQRVSYGEFHWHAEPQCFQCSCCAKCLIGERFMAIQGMLFCSVECKKKTMT
- the tes gene encoding testin isoform X2, whose protein sequence is MTLGHEIGAGAACLKCKDKCEGFELHFWRKICRNCKCGLTDHDVQMNSDDNRKVGKLFEDTKYTGLIAKLKTDGVPTYKGNQVTFSISASPISGTAVPYSPQSAHNVPANAGYGDGAGYGAGAGCGSGAGAGYGAGSGAGVGVGTGYGAGTGAGYGAGTGAGVGAGYGAGTGAGVGAGTGAGAGPATMPKPGAIRATAVSANVVPVRKDAVPMKSVTYEWAPPGVKQYMAVRYIELLPPERRPIAGTEGAAYRRQQMAVQLPEHDQDPAKCHELTPAEVKQMQQYVRKYKDEALGVGDIKLPEEMMGQEGGPGQGAPGMGAPGLPAGPGVGAGGSFGAGGSFGPGVGPGGSFGPGGSFGAGVGPGGSFGAGVGPGGSVGPGVGPGGSVGAGGAFGAGGAFGPGVGAGGAFGPGVGAGGAFGPGVGAGGAFGPGVGAGGSVGPGGPGHRTRPGSGSALELAGQVQPGMGAGGYPGAGEGGPGDMGTAATAGAMGTPGAPGDHLAGPCGHYSCHQCQLPMRQGEPAVYAERAGYDNLWHPACFVCCTCSELLVDMIYFWKKGRLYCGRHYGDSEKPRCGGCDELIFSNEYTQAEDQNWHLKHFCCFDCDCVLAGETYVMENNKPVCKPCYMKSHAAVCTACQNPVEPEAQRVSYGEFHWHAEPQCFQCSCCAKCLIGERFMAIQGMLFCSVECKKKTMT